Proteins encoded together in one Candidatus Binataceae bacterium window:
- a CDS encoding glutathione S-transferase family protein, with translation MLKLYGSSQSRSVRVLWTLNELGLQFEHFPVLPGQARTPEHLKRNPNGHVPVLEDNGQLIFESLAINMHLAEAYGKAPFWPATLGDRATLYQWTLWSQTEVEWAYALVLRHTVILPPEQRSAEVVEQVKGQFAHPLGVLNNYLNGRQYLIGDSFSVADLNVAGMLRTLPRVKVDLAAYPALSSWLNRCLEREAYQKALKMP, from the coding sequence ATGCTTAAACTTTACGGATCATCGCAGTCGCGCAGCGTGCGGGTTTTGTGGACCCTCAACGAACTGGGTTTGCAGTTCGAGCATTTTCCGGTGCTGCCGGGGCAGGCACGCACCCCAGAGCATCTAAAGCGCAATCCCAATGGTCATGTGCCGGTGCTGGAGGACAACGGTCAGCTCATTTTCGAGTCGCTGGCGATCAACATGCATCTGGCCGAAGCCTACGGTAAGGCGCCCTTCTGGCCGGCCACTCTGGGTGATCGAGCCACGCTCTACCAGTGGACGTTGTGGAGTCAGACCGAGGTGGAATGGGCTTATGCGCTGGTCCTGCGCCACACCGTCATTTTGCCTCCCGAGCAGCGCTCGGCGGAGGTGGTGGAGCAGGTCAAAGGACAGTTTGCCCATCCCCTGGGCGTGCTCAACAACTATTTGAACGGGCGCCAGTATTTGATCGGCGACAGCTTCAGCGTGGCTGATCTTAACGTGGCTGGAATGTTGCGCACACTGCCGCGGGTCAAGGTGGATCTGGCGGCCTACCCAGCGCTTTCTTCCTGGCTCAATCGATGCCTGGAGCGCGAGGCTTACCAAAAGGCTCTCAAAATGCCATGA
- a CDS encoding CoA-transferase encodes MTDKVKSIAEVVTAIPDGSHIALGGFAIARNSMVAVHELIRQGKRDLTVSQAVMGMDTDLLVGAGAVSRLIAGGGSLDRFGRVECVNRARAGSTLVALDMSSLSVTFAYLAGALGLSCIPIKSLMASEIERRLQAGPGAEMLRDFTCPFTGEQYLLLRALTPEVAFVHVQRADRQGNAQIDGPRWENEEAAKAARQVVVVTEELVPTEIIQQQPERTLIPAHRVGAVVHQPFGAHPSAVFRCYDYDARHLELYVSHARAADRIGVYIDRFVRDTQDFWQYLELAAGFKHLESLRADRVLGY; translated from the coding sequence TTGACCGACAAGGTAAAGAGTATAGCCGAAGTCGTCACGGCCATTCCCGACGGCAGCCATATAGCCTTGGGCGGGTTCGCGATCGCGCGCAATTCGATGGTGGCGGTCCACGAACTGATTCGCCAGGGAAAGCGCGACCTGACCGTTTCCCAGGCCGTAATGGGGATGGACACCGATTTGCTGGTGGGGGCCGGCGCGGTCAGCCGCCTGATCGCCGGCGGCGGCTCTCTCGATCGCTTCGGACGCGTCGAATGTGTCAACCGGGCGCGCGCTGGCAGCACCCTAGTCGCCCTTGACATGAGCAGCCTGTCGGTGACTTTCGCTTATCTGGCCGGCGCGCTTGGGCTGTCCTGCATTCCGATCAAATCCTTGATGGCTTCTGAGATCGAGCGCCGCTTGCAGGCCGGCCCCGGCGCCGAGATGTTACGTGATTTCACCTGCCCCTTCACCGGCGAACAATACCTTTTGCTGCGCGCCCTTACCCCCGAAGTCGCCTTCGTCCACGTCCAGCGCGCCGATCGCCAGGGGAATGCGCAGATCGACGGCCCCCGCTGGGAAAACGAAGAAGCGGCCAAAGCCGCGCGCCAAGTGGTGGTGGTCACCGAAGAGCTAGTTCCCACCGAGATTATTCAGCAACAGCCCGAACGCACCCTGATTCCCGCCCATCGGGTCGGGGCGGTCGTCCATCAGCCCTTCGGCGCCCATCCCAGCGCCGTCTTTCGCTGCTACGATTACGACGCGCGCCACCTGGAGCTGTACGTTTCGCATGCCCGCGCGGCCGATCGGATTGGCGTCTACATCGACCGCTTTGTAAGGGACACGCAAGACTTCTGGCAATACCTGGAGCTGGCGGCCGGCTTCAAACATCTGGAGAGCCTGCGCGCGGATCGAGTGCTGGGCTACTGA
- a CDS encoding MFS transporter: MKQRHRAWLMVAALWLIMALLYGSGASVTGLFYKPLSSFFHTTRAQISLLSSLFGIGACVGSLTTGWLLGRLNPRYAMALGAVLEGTGFLLAYHVHSFHLLLLCYGMVGAGVGLSTLIPSALIVGNWFGARPGLAMGVAMTGPTLGGSVIVMVISASMAHWGWRTSYLLLMTPALLALPVIYLLRSHPEGEFAPRQTHATLAPGLEVAQAVRTREFWLIVLAQLICGSVANGILAHLVVYLQGLSYPTHQAAAALSAALALTFVGKISLGAAADHLGSRLTVMIDALVEASAAILLIGAARGFILVAAVGAFGISWSAPVALLPLLTIESLGLRRYGGIAGLTMVAYTAGSALGPYTAGRVFDATAGYNAAFIAFAIAAVTAGLAVQACRPLAVISAGLPAPAQPSVVGA, translated from the coding sequence ATGAAACAGCGACACCGAGCCTGGCTGATGGTAGCCGCCCTGTGGCTGATCATGGCCCTGCTCTACGGCTCAGGCGCCAGCGTCACCGGCCTGTTCTACAAGCCGTTATCGTCTTTCTTTCATACCACCCGCGCGCAAATCTCGCTGCTCTCAAGCTTGTTTGGAATCGGCGCCTGCGTGGGTTCGCTAACTACCGGATGGCTGCTGGGGCGACTCAATCCTCGCTATGCGATGGCCTTGGGAGCCGTCCTGGAAGGCACGGGCTTCCTTCTGGCTTATCACGTCCACAGCTTTCACCTCCTGCTGCTGTGCTATGGAATGGTCGGTGCTGGCGTGGGGTTGAGCACGCTTATCCCGAGCGCGCTGATCGTGGGCAACTGGTTCGGCGCCCGACCGGGCTTGGCGATGGGCGTCGCTATGACCGGCCCGACTTTGGGCGGAAGCGTCATCGTGATGGTGATCAGTGCCAGCATGGCGCACTGGGGATGGCGCACCAGTTATCTGCTGCTGATGACCCCTGCGCTGCTCGCGCTACCCGTGATCTATCTGTTACGGAGCCATCCCGAAGGCGAATTCGCGCCGCGCCAAACTCACGCCACTCTGGCCCCTGGACTGGAAGTGGCGCAAGCGGTGCGCACTCGCGAGTTCTGGCTTATCGTGCTGGCGCAGCTGATCTGTGGCTCGGTCGCCAACGGTATCCTGGCCCATCTTGTCGTTTATTTGCAGGGTCTCAGTTATCCCACCCACCAAGCCGCCGCCGCGCTGAGCGCCGCGCTGGCCCTGACCTTTGTCGGGAAGATCTCATTAGGGGCCGCGGCCGATCATCTGGGCAGCCGCCTGACCGTGATGATCGATGCCCTGGTCGAAGCCAGCGCCGCGATTTTACTGATCGGCGCTGCCCGCGGCTTCATCCTGGTCGCCGCGGTCGGCGCCTTCGGCATTAGTTGGAGCGCGCCAGTGGCTTTGCTTCCGCTGCTGACGATAGAGTCGCTTGGTCTGCGCCGCTACGGCGGTATTGCAGGGCTAACGATGGTCGCCTACACCGCCGGTAGCGCGCTTGGACCCTACACCGCCGGGCGCGTGTTCGATGCTACCGCGGGTTACAATGCAGCCTTCATCGCCTTTGCCATCGCCGCGGTTACCGCCGGCCTCGCGGTCCAAGCATGCCGCCCCTTGGCTGTGATCAGTGCCGGCCTACCTGCACCGGCCCAACCCTCCGTCGTTGGTGCGTAG